A window of Streptomyces broussonetiae genomic DNA:
TCTGGCCGACGACGCGGGGATGCTCCTGGAGGACTACCTGGCAACGTTGGCCGAGGAGAAGAAGCACGAGCGTGCTCTCGCCGAGGGTGCTGAGGTCTTCCGGCAGGTGACCGGTGACCCGGCGACAGTGTCCGCCTTCGATGCCGAGTTCGGTGGCCCAGCCGTCCGGCGCACCCCGCGGGCGGCCTGACCTGTGCCTGCCGAGTACTACGTCGACTACCGGTGGTTCCTGGAGCGCCAGGAAGAGATCCTTCCCGACGACGTCGAAGTCAACGACTTCTCTGTCCTCGTCGGCGTGGCGGCCCGCCACAAGGTGGACCCGCCCCGCCACGACCAGCACCACCCTGACGCCTTCTGGCGGGCCGCGGTGATGTTGGAGGAGTGCGTCCTGCTGCGCCCTCTCCCAACCAGGAACGAACTGTACGGCTACGGCCTAGCGGTGGCGTACCTGCGGATGCACGGGGAGCAGATCAACACGAAGTTCGAGGCCTGGCGCGACCTGATCATCGACATTCGCACGATGCAGATGAACTCGTACGAGATCGCCGCCCGCCTCCGGTCAATGCGTGACGTCTGAAGGTCGGGACGATCTGCCCATATGAGGCCTGTGCCCACGCGCGGGCCTCGGCGCTACCCAAGAC
This region includes:
- a CDS encoding antitoxin MazE7, giving the protein MAGIEIDDSTRDTFQALADDAGMLLEDYLATLAEEKKHERALAEGAEVFRQVTGDPATVSAFDAEFGGPAVRRTPRAA
- a CDS encoding toxin Doc, with the protein product MPAEYYVDYRWFLERQEEILPDDVEVNDFSVLVGVAARHKVDPPRHDQHHPDAFWRAAVMLEECVLLRPLPTRNELYGYGLAVAYLRMHGEQINTKFEAWRDLIIDIRTMQMNSYEIAARLRSMRDV